From the Sebastes umbrosus isolate fSebUmb1 chromosome 2, fSebUmb1.pri, whole genome shotgun sequence genome, one window contains:
- the ppfibp2a gene encoding liprin-beta-2 isoform X1 produces the protein MASNASHVLEAALEQMDDIIAGKMGDGLFSALVRLDGQDCQASKCTSQLTLDPHVDPSLKALQLTEALRAVLEGQRNEEEQDSLRKQVSADTAHIILKWLERDEVNLQSSGNSESYQERLSRLEGDKESLILQVSVLTDQVEAQWAKISDLQSSLVEHQQKLNSTEEMLQQELLHRTSLENQKLNLMGEVSYLKLKLADMEGKQSHGAERQHKAETVVNFISELQEQMCRFQKEINSKIQEKKALELEIPADGSSPVACPTESTKGEGSNPGPSCDRTSEEVPDGPDGDTHSLEESSSDAEQQYHCEEESGLFKELRILKDKVEHLEDQKMQYEKKLKATKAEISSLQQLLLSKNAEIESLHTQLLARPSLSPESPEREEIYRKRLNTNYQELQRLRSGMKSLVAANDEKDRRIEELTLLLNQCRQFREVTHATRQAPSAVRSLSNGRTPSSSSEEEEHALMKNTDSASAKSVDVKSEVSTSSSSSQHTSVSSAQKDSDSRTEPSTLSSSMNDLTNGPLQKSGLDDSRSQTLPVNSSLSEQNSSGDSSSEIQSQRSPDGSEDGDSSQRKLEKVDDSTSGDNSPVHSGANTEAGQRALGSPEYLKNNRSFKRLWGKLRRTQSGGLQAADPDGSQFRRGGLRATAGPRLTRTPESYDPARDMNIPFSQWTKEQVCGWLEDYGLGQYVNLTRQWVENGQTLLSATPQDFEKEMGMKNPLHRKKLQLALKAFVTKVVEKSSELDYIWVTRWLDDIGLPQYKDHFHEARVDGRMIQYLTVNDLLTLKVTSQLHHLSIKCAIHVLHANKFNPNCLRRRPGEEKQPSPSEVVQWSNHRVMEWLRAVDLAEFAPNLRGSGVHGGLIILEPRFSAETLALLLNIPPQKTLLRRHLATAFSTLVGHQATQEKREYGNATGHVPLTTTAKVKPKKLGFTQFSHLRKRKPDESADYICPIDSGALTVNGVSRLPSAALRGLSPSLDRQAERPEQVGMKAQANSPKQ, from the exons ATGGCGTCAAATGCCAGCCATGTGTTGGAGGCTGCCTTGGAGCAAATGGACGACATTATTGCTG GCAAAATGGGTGATGGGCTGTTCAGTGCTCTTGTGCGGTTAGACGGCCAGGATTGCCAGGCCTCCAAGTGTACCTCACAGTTGACCCTTGACCCACACGTGGACCCCTCCCTCAAGGCTCTGCAGCTGACTGAGGCCCTTAGGGCAGTGCTGGAGGGGCAGAGGAATGAGGAAGAACAGGACTCTCTCAGGAAACAAGTCTCAGCGGACACGGCGCACATTATACTAAAATGGCTGGAGAGAGATGAG GTTAACCTCCAATCGTCTGGCAACAGTGAGTCCTACCAGGAGCGGTTATCACGACTGGAGGGAGACAAAGAGTCACTAATTCTGCAG gtGAGCGTGCTGACAGACCAGGTGGAAGCTCAGTGGGCCAAGATCAGCGACCTACAGAGTTCTCTGGTGGAGCATCAGCAGAAACTCAACTCCACAGAGGAGATGCTTCAGCAG GAGCTCCTGCATAGGACGTCGCTGGAGAACCAGAAGCTGAATCTTATGGGGGAGGTGTCCTACCTGAAACTGAAGCTGGCAGACATGGAGggtaaacagagccatggggCTGAAAGGCAACACAAAGCAGAG ACTGTAGTGAATTTCATTAGCGAGCTGCAGGAGCAGATGTGCAGGTTTCAGAAGGAGATCAATAGCAAGATACAGGAGAAAAAGGCCTTGGAGTTGGAGATCCCGGCCGACGGCAGCTCTCCGGTGGCGTGCCCCACTGAGTCCACTAAGGGCGAGGGCTCAAACCCAGGGCCGTCCTGTGACAGAACCTCAGAAGAGGTTCCAGATGGGCCCGATGGGGACACGCACAGCCTGGAAGAGAGTAGCTCAGACGCAGAGCAGCAGTACCACTGCGAAGAAGAAAGT GGCTTATTTAAAGAGCTCAGGATTCTCAAGGACAAAGTGGAGCACCTGGAGGATCAGAAGATGCAGTATGAGAAGAAACTCAAAGCAACGAAG GCCGAGATCAGCAGCCTTCAGCAGCTTCTGCTCAGTAAGAACGCCGAGATCGAGAGCTTGCACACTCAACTGCTGGCCAGACCTTCTCTATCCCCCGAGAGCCCCGAGAGAG aggagATATACAGGAAGAGGCTAAACACCAACT ATCAGGAGCTTCAGAGGCTCAGGAGTGGAATGAAATCACTGGTCGCTGCCAATGATGAAAAG GACCGACGCATTGAAGAGCTCACTCTGCTGCTGAATCAGTGCAGGCAATTCAGAGAGGTCACCCACGCCACGAGGCAAG CTCCATCTGCTGTCCGCTCATTGTCAAATGGCAGGACTCCGTCAAGCAGCAGTGAGGAAGAAGAGCATGCACTGATGAAGAATACCGACTCTGCCAGCGCAAAATCTGTGGACGTAAAGTCTGAA GTTTCCACAAGCAGTTCTTCCTCCCAACACACATCTGTTTCATCAGCCCAGAAGGACAGTGATTCCAG AACAGAACCATCAACTTTATCAAGTAGCATGAATGACCTAACAAATGGACCTTTACAGAAG AGTGGTCTGGATGACAGCAGAAGTCAGACGCTGCCGGTGAATTCCTCTTTGTCAGAGCAGAATAGCAGCGGAGACAGCAGCAGTGAAATCCAGAGTCAAAGGTCTCCAGATGGGAGTGAAGACGGAGACTCCAGCCAAA GAAAGTTGGAGAAAGTTGATGACAGCACTTCAGGTGATAATTCCCCCGTTCATTCTGGAGCAAACACAGAGGCCGGCCAACGAGCTTTGGGCTCACCAGAATACCTGAAGAATAACAGGAGCTTTAAGAGACTCTGGGGAAA ACTGAGAAGAACCCAGTCTGGAGGGCTCCAGGCAGCGGATCCAGATGGCAGTCAGTTTAGAAGAGGGGGACTGCGTGCGACAGCAGGACCCAGACTGACCAGGACCCCCGAATCTTATGACCCTGCACG TGATATGAACATCCCATTCAGCCAGTGGACCAAGGAGCAGGTATGTGGCTGGCTAGAGGACTATGGACTGGGCCAGTATGTCAATCTCACCAGGCAGTGGGTTGAAAATGGACAGACGCTGTTGTCTGCCACACCTCAGGATTTTGAGAAG GAGATGGGTATGAAGAATCCACTGCACAGGAAGAAGCTGCAGCTCGCTCTGAAGGCGTTCGTCACTAAGGTTGTAGAGAAATCGTCAGAGCTGGACTACATCTGGGTCACCC GCTGGTTGGATGATATTGGTTTGCCTCAGTATAAAGACCACTTCCATGAAGCCCGAGTGGATGGTCGAATGATACAATACCTCACAGTG AATGACCTCTTGACTCTGAAGGTCACCAGCCAACTTCATCATCTCAGTATTAAATGTGCCATCCATGTCCTTCATGCCAACAAGTTCAACCCCAACTGTCTTCGCCGTAGGCCAGGGGAAGAG AAACAGCCCTCTCCCTCAGAGGTGGTGCAGTGGTCTAACCACCGTGTGATGGAGTGGCTGAGAGCAGTGGATCTAGCTGAGTTCGCTCCTAATCTACGGGGCAGCGGCGTTCATGGCGGGCTGATT ATCCTGGAGCCTCGCTTCAGCGCAGAGACTTTGGCCCTGCTGTTGAATATTCCTCCACAGAAGACGTTGCTCCGCCGCCACCTCGCCACAGCCTTCTCCACCCTGGTAGGGCATCAGGCCACGCAGGAGAAGCGAGAGTATGGCAACGCCACAGGCCATGTGCCCCTCACTACCACTGCTAAAGTAAAG ccaAAGAAACTGGGCTTCACCCAATTCAGTCACCTCAGAAAGAGGAAACCTGATGAATCTGCAGACTACATCTGCCCAATAGACAGTGGAGCGCTGACAGTGAATGGGGTTTCTCGGCTGCCCTCTGCAGCACTGAGGGGCCTCAGCCCCAGCTTGGACAGACAGGCTGAGAGGCCGGAGCAGGTGGGGATGAAAGCTCAGGCTAACAGCccaaaacaataa
- the ppfibp2a gene encoding liprin-beta-2 isoform X6: MASNASHVLEAALEQMDDIIAGKMGDGLFSALVRLDGQDCQASKCTSQLTLDPHVDPSLKALQLTEALRAVLEGQRNEEEQDSLRKQVSADTAHIILKWLERDEVNLQSSGNSESYQERLSRLEGDKESLILQVSVLTDQVEAQWAKISDLQSSLVEHQQKLNSTEEMLQQELLHRTSLENQKLNLMGEVSYLKLKLADMEGKQSHGAERQHKAEGLFKELRILKDKVEHLEDQKMQYEKKLKATKAEISSLQQLLLSKNAEIESLHTQLLARPSLSPESPERDQELQRLRSGMKSLVAANDEKDRRIEELTLLLNQCRQFREVTHATRQAPSAVRSLSNGRTPSSSSEEEEHALMKNTDSASAKSVDVKSEVSTSSSSSQHTSVSSAQKDSDSRTEPSTLSSSMNDLTNGPLQKSGLDDSRSQTLPVNSSLSEQNSSGDSSSEIQSQRSPDGSEDGDSSQRKLEKVDDSTSGDNSPVHSGANTEAGQRALGSPEYLKNNRSFKRLWGKLRRTQSGGLQAADPDGSQFRRGGLRATAGPRLTRTPESYDPARDMNIPFSQWTKEQVCGWLEDYGLGQYVNLTRQWVENGQTLLSATPQDFEKEMGMKNPLHRKKLQLALKAFVTKVVEKSSELDYIWVTRWLDDIGLPQYKDHFHEARVDGRMIQYLTVNDLLTLKVTSQLHHLSIKCAIHVLHANKFNPNCLRRRPGEEKQPSPSEVVQWSNHRVMEWLRAVDLAEFAPNLRGSGVHGGLIILEPRFSAETLALLLNIPPQKTLLRRHLATAFSTLVGHQATQEKREYGNATGHVPLTTTAKVKPKKLGFTQFSHLRKRKPDESADYICPIDSGALTVNGVSRLPSAALRGLSPSLDRQAERPEQVGMKAQANSPKQ, translated from the exons ATGGCGTCAAATGCCAGCCATGTGTTGGAGGCTGCCTTGGAGCAAATGGACGACATTATTGCTG GCAAAATGGGTGATGGGCTGTTCAGTGCTCTTGTGCGGTTAGACGGCCAGGATTGCCAGGCCTCCAAGTGTACCTCACAGTTGACCCTTGACCCACACGTGGACCCCTCCCTCAAGGCTCTGCAGCTGACTGAGGCCCTTAGGGCAGTGCTGGAGGGGCAGAGGAATGAGGAAGAACAGGACTCTCTCAGGAAACAAGTCTCAGCGGACACGGCGCACATTATACTAAAATGGCTGGAGAGAGATGAG GTTAACCTCCAATCGTCTGGCAACAGTGAGTCCTACCAGGAGCGGTTATCACGACTGGAGGGAGACAAAGAGTCACTAATTCTGCAG gtGAGCGTGCTGACAGACCAGGTGGAAGCTCAGTGGGCCAAGATCAGCGACCTACAGAGTTCTCTGGTGGAGCATCAGCAGAAACTCAACTCCACAGAGGAGATGCTTCAGCAG GAGCTCCTGCATAGGACGTCGCTGGAGAACCAGAAGCTGAATCTTATGGGGGAGGTGTCCTACCTGAAACTGAAGCTGGCAGACATGGAGggtaaacagagccatggggCTGAAAGGCAACACAAAGCAGAG GGCTTATTTAAAGAGCTCAGGATTCTCAAGGACAAAGTGGAGCACCTGGAGGATCAGAAGATGCAGTATGAGAAGAAACTCAAAGCAACGAAG GCCGAGATCAGCAGCCTTCAGCAGCTTCTGCTCAGTAAGAACGCCGAGATCGAGAGCTTGCACACTCAACTGCTGGCCAGACCTTCTCTATCCCCCGAGAGCCCCGAGAGAG ATCAGGAGCTTCAGAGGCTCAGGAGTGGAATGAAATCACTGGTCGCTGCCAATGATGAAAAG GACCGACGCATTGAAGAGCTCACTCTGCTGCTGAATCAGTGCAGGCAATTCAGAGAGGTCACCCACGCCACGAGGCAAG CTCCATCTGCTGTCCGCTCATTGTCAAATGGCAGGACTCCGTCAAGCAGCAGTGAGGAAGAAGAGCATGCACTGATGAAGAATACCGACTCTGCCAGCGCAAAATCTGTGGACGTAAAGTCTGAA GTTTCCACAAGCAGTTCTTCCTCCCAACACACATCTGTTTCATCAGCCCAGAAGGACAGTGATTCCAG AACAGAACCATCAACTTTATCAAGTAGCATGAATGACCTAACAAATGGACCTTTACAGAAG AGTGGTCTGGATGACAGCAGAAGTCAGACGCTGCCGGTGAATTCCTCTTTGTCAGAGCAGAATAGCAGCGGAGACAGCAGCAGTGAAATCCAGAGTCAAAGGTCTCCAGATGGGAGTGAAGACGGAGACTCCAGCCAAA GAAAGTTGGAGAAAGTTGATGACAGCACTTCAGGTGATAATTCCCCCGTTCATTCTGGAGCAAACACAGAGGCCGGCCAACGAGCTTTGGGCTCACCAGAATACCTGAAGAATAACAGGAGCTTTAAGAGACTCTGGGGAAA ACTGAGAAGAACCCAGTCTGGAGGGCTCCAGGCAGCGGATCCAGATGGCAGTCAGTTTAGAAGAGGGGGACTGCGTGCGACAGCAGGACCCAGACTGACCAGGACCCCCGAATCTTATGACCCTGCACG TGATATGAACATCCCATTCAGCCAGTGGACCAAGGAGCAGGTATGTGGCTGGCTAGAGGACTATGGACTGGGCCAGTATGTCAATCTCACCAGGCAGTGGGTTGAAAATGGACAGACGCTGTTGTCTGCCACACCTCAGGATTTTGAGAAG GAGATGGGTATGAAGAATCCACTGCACAGGAAGAAGCTGCAGCTCGCTCTGAAGGCGTTCGTCACTAAGGTTGTAGAGAAATCGTCAGAGCTGGACTACATCTGGGTCACCC GCTGGTTGGATGATATTGGTTTGCCTCAGTATAAAGACCACTTCCATGAAGCCCGAGTGGATGGTCGAATGATACAATACCTCACAGTG AATGACCTCTTGACTCTGAAGGTCACCAGCCAACTTCATCATCTCAGTATTAAATGTGCCATCCATGTCCTTCATGCCAACAAGTTCAACCCCAACTGTCTTCGCCGTAGGCCAGGGGAAGAG AAACAGCCCTCTCCCTCAGAGGTGGTGCAGTGGTCTAACCACCGTGTGATGGAGTGGCTGAGAGCAGTGGATCTAGCTGAGTTCGCTCCTAATCTACGGGGCAGCGGCGTTCATGGCGGGCTGATT ATCCTGGAGCCTCGCTTCAGCGCAGAGACTTTGGCCCTGCTGTTGAATATTCCTCCACAGAAGACGTTGCTCCGCCGCCACCTCGCCACAGCCTTCTCCACCCTGGTAGGGCATCAGGCCACGCAGGAGAAGCGAGAGTATGGCAACGCCACAGGCCATGTGCCCCTCACTACCACTGCTAAAGTAAAG ccaAAGAAACTGGGCTTCACCCAATTCAGTCACCTCAGAAAGAGGAAACCTGATGAATCTGCAGACTACATCTGCCCAATAGACAGTGGAGCGCTGACAGTGAATGGGGTTTCTCGGCTGCCCTCTGCAGCACTGAGGGGCCTCAGCCCCAGCTTGGACAGACAGGCTGAGAGGCCGGAGCAGGTGGGGATGAAAGCTCAGGCTAACAGCccaaaacaataa
- the ppfibp2a gene encoding liprin-beta-2 isoform X2: MASNASHVLEAALEQMDDIIAGKMGDGLFSALVRLDGQDCQASKCTSQLTLDPHVDPSLKALQLTEALRAVLEGQRNEEEQDSLRKQVSADTAHIILKWLERDEVNLQSSGNSESYQERLSRLEGDKESLILQVSVLTDQVEAQWAKISDLQSSLVEHQQKLNSTEEMLQQELLHRTSLENQKLNLMGEVSYLKLKLADMEGKQSHGAERQHKAETVVNFISELQEQMCRFQKEINSKIQEKKALELEIPADGSSPVACPTESTKGEGSNPGPSCDRTSEEVPDGPDGDTHSLEESSSDAEQQYHCEEESGLFKELRILKDKVEHLEDQKMQYEKKLKATKAEISSLQQLLLSKNAEIESLHTQLLARPSLSPESPERDQELQRLRSGMKSLVAANDEKDRRIEELTLLLNQCRQFREVTHATRQAPSAVRSLSNGRTPSSSSEEEEHALMKNTDSASAKSVDVKSEVSTSSSSSQHTSVSSAQKDSDSRTEPSTLSSSMNDLTNGPLQKSGLDDSRSQTLPVNSSLSEQNSSGDSSSEIQSQRSPDGSEDGDSSQRKLEKVDDSTSGDNSPVHSGANTEAGQRALGSPEYLKNNRSFKRLWGKLRRTQSGGLQAADPDGSQFRRGGLRATAGPRLTRTPESYDPARDMNIPFSQWTKEQVCGWLEDYGLGQYVNLTRQWVENGQTLLSATPQDFEKEMGMKNPLHRKKLQLALKAFVTKVVEKSSELDYIWVTRWLDDIGLPQYKDHFHEARVDGRMIQYLTVNDLLTLKVTSQLHHLSIKCAIHVLHANKFNPNCLRRRPGEEKQPSPSEVVQWSNHRVMEWLRAVDLAEFAPNLRGSGVHGGLIILEPRFSAETLALLLNIPPQKTLLRRHLATAFSTLVGHQATQEKREYGNATGHVPLTTTAKVKPKKLGFTQFSHLRKRKPDESADYICPIDSGALTVNGVSRLPSAALRGLSPSLDRQAERPEQVGMKAQANSPKQ, translated from the exons ATGGCGTCAAATGCCAGCCATGTGTTGGAGGCTGCCTTGGAGCAAATGGACGACATTATTGCTG GCAAAATGGGTGATGGGCTGTTCAGTGCTCTTGTGCGGTTAGACGGCCAGGATTGCCAGGCCTCCAAGTGTACCTCACAGTTGACCCTTGACCCACACGTGGACCCCTCCCTCAAGGCTCTGCAGCTGACTGAGGCCCTTAGGGCAGTGCTGGAGGGGCAGAGGAATGAGGAAGAACAGGACTCTCTCAGGAAACAAGTCTCAGCGGACACGGCGCACATTATACTAAAATGGCTGGAGAGAGATGAG GTTAACCTCCAATCGTCTGGCAACAGTGAGTCCTACCAGGAGCGGTTATCACGACTGGAGGGAGACAAAGAGTCACTAATTCTGCAG gtGAGCGTGCTGACAGACCAGGTGGAAGCTCAGTGGGCCAAGATCAGCGACCTACAGAGTTCTCTGGTGGAGCATCAGCAGAAACTCAACTCCACAGAGGAGATGCTTCAGCAG GAGCTCCTGCATAGGACGTCGCTGGAGAACCAGAAGCTGAATCTTATGGGGGAGGTGTCCTACCTGAAACTGAAGCTGGCAGACATGGAGggtaaacagagccatggggCTGAAAGGCAACACAAAGCAGAG ACTGTAGTGAATTTCATTAGCGAGCTGCAGGAGCAGATGTGCAGGTTTCAGAAGGAGATCAATAGCAAGATACAGGAGAAAAAGGCCTTGGAGTTGGAGATCCCGGCCGACGGCAGCTCTCCGGTGGCGTGCCCCACTGAGTCCACTAAGGGCGAGGGCTCAAACCCAGGGCCGTCCTGTGACAGAACCTCAGAAGAGGTTCCAGATGGGCCCGATGGGGACACGCACAGCCTGGAAGAGAGTAGCTCAGACGCAGAGCAGCAGTACCACTGCGAAGAAGAAAGT GGCTTATTTAAAGAGCTCAGGATTCTCAAGGACAAAGTGGAGCACCTGGAGGATCAGAAGATGCAGTATGAGAAGAAACTCAAAGCAACGAAG GCCGAGATCAGCAGCCTTCAGCAGCTTCTGCTCAGTAAGAACGCCGAGATCGAGAGCTTGCACACTCAACTGCTGGCCAGACCTTCTCTATCCCCCGAGAGCCCCGAGAGAG ATCAGGAGCTTCAGAGGCTCAGGAGTGGAATGAAATCACTGGTCGCTGCCAATGATGAAAAG GACCGACGCATTGAAGAGCTCACTCTGCTGCTGAATCAGTGCAGGCAATTCAGAGAGGTCACCCACGCCACGAGGCAAG CTCCATCTGCTGTCCGCTCATTGTCAAATGGCAGGACTCCGTCAAGCAGCAGTGAGGAAGAAGAGCATGCACTGATGAAGAATACCGACTCTGCCAGCGCAAAATCTGTGGACGTAAAGTCTGAA GTTTCCACAAGCAGTTCTTCCTCCCAACACACATCTGTTTCATCAGCCCAGAAGGACAGTGATTCCAG AACAGAACCATCAACTTTATCAAGTAGCATGAATGACCTAACAAATGGACCTTTACAGAAG AGTGGTCTGGATGACAGCAGAAGTCAGACGCTGCCGGTGAATTCCTCTTTGTCAGAGCAGAATAGCAGCGGAGACAGCAGCAGTGAAATCCAGAGTCAAAGGTCTCCAGATGGGAGTGAAGACGGAGACTCCAGCCAAA GAAAGTTGGAGAAAGTTGATGACAGCACTTCAGGTGATAATTCCCCCGTTCATTCTGGAGCAAACACAGAGGCCGGCCAACGAGCTTTGGGCTCACCAGAATACCTGAAGAATAACAGGAGCTTTAAGAGACTCTGGGGAAA ACTGAGAAGAACCCAGTCTGGAGGGCTCCAGGCAGCGGATCCAGATGGCAGTCAGTTTAGAAGAGGGGGACTGCGTGCGACAGCAGGACCCAGACTGACCAGGACCCCCGAATCTTATGACCCTGCACG TGATATGAACATCCCATTCAGCCAGTGGACCAAGGAGCAGGTATGTGGCTGGCTAGAGGACTATGGACTGGGCCAGTATGTCAATCTCACCAGGCAGTGGGTTGAAAATGGACAGACGCTGTTGTCTGCCACACCTCAGGATTTTGAGAAG GAGATGGGTATGAAGAATCCACTGCACAGGAAGAAGCTGCAGCTCGCTCTGAAGGCGTTCGTCACTAAGGTTGTAGAGAAATCGTCAGAGCTGGACTACATCTGGGTCACCC GCTGGTTGGATGATATTGGTTTGCCTCAGTATAAAGACCACTTCCATGAAGCCCGAGTGGATGGTCGAATGATACAATACCTCACAGTG AATGACCTCTTGACTCTGAAGGTCACCAGCCAACTTCATCATCTCAGTATTAAATGTGCCATCCATGTCCTTCATGCCAACAAGTTCAACCCCAACTGTCTTCGCCGTAGGCCAGGGGAAGAG AAACAGCCCTCTCCCTCAGAGGTGGTGCAGTGGTCTAACCACCGTGTGATGGAGTGGCTGAGAGCAGTGGATCTAGCTGAGTTCGCTCCTAATCTACGGGGCAGCGGCGTTCATGGCGGGCTGATT ATCCTGGAGCCTCGCTTCAGCGCAGAGACTTTGGCCCTGCTGTTGAATATTCCTCCACAGAAGACGTTGCTCCGCCGCCACCTCGCCACAGCCTTCTCCACCCTGGTAGGGCATCAGGCCACGCAGGAGAAGCGAGAGTATGGCAACGCCACAGGCCATGTGCCCCTCACTACCACTGCTAAAGTAAAG ccaAAGAAACTGGGCTTCACCCAATTCAGTCACCTCAGAAAGAGGAAACCTGATGAATCTGCAGACTACATCTGCCCAATAGACAGTGGAGCGCTGACAGTGAATGGGGTTTCTCGGCTGCCCTCTGCAGCACTGAGGGGCCTCAGCCCCAGCTTGGACAGACAGGCTGAGAGGCCGGAGCAGGTGGGGATGAAAGCTCAGGCTAACAGCccaaaacaataa